In the Hordeum vulgare subsp. vulgare chromosome 7H, MorexV3_pseudomolecules_assembly, whole genome shotgun sequence genome, one interval contains:
- the LOC123409568 gene encoding COP9 signalosome complex subunit 6, with protein sequence MSTPSDPAASAQPPSTAATSSSGLTFKLHPLVIVNVSDHYTRVKAQASFPAETPSPGKAQASCSAEGSSAPAEPPRVFGCVIGVQRGRTVEIFNSFELVLDPVTGTLERAFLEKKLELYKKVFPEFYVLGWYSTGSDVQDTDILMHKALMDINESPVYLLLNPAINHSQKDLPVTIYESELHVIDGGPQLIFVKSNYTIETVEAERISVDHVAHLKPSDGGSAATQLAAHLTGIHSAIKMLNSRVRVIQQYLGAMQKGDIPLDNSLLRQVSSLVRRLPAMESEKFQDDFLTEYNDTLLMTYLAMFTNCSSTMNELVEKFNTTYERSPARRGGRGAFM encoded by the exons ATGTCGACGCCCTCTGATCCAGCGGCGTCCGCCCAGCCCCCCTCCACCGCGGCCACCTCCAGCAGCGGCCTCACCTTCAAGCTCCACCCCCTCGTCATCGTGAACGTCTCCGACCACTACACCCGCGTCAAGGCCCAGGCCTCCTTCCCCGCCGAGACCCCGTCGCCGGGAAAGGCCCAGGCCTCCTGCTCCGCCGAAGGCTCCTCGGCGCCCGCGGAGCCGCCGAGGGTCTTCGGGTGCGTGATCGGGGTGCAGCGCGGGCGGACGGTCGAGATCTTCAACAGCTTcgagctcgtcctcgaccccgtcACCGGCACGCTCGAGCGCGCCTTCCTGGAGAAGAAGCTTGAGCTCT ATAAGAAGGTGTTCCCTGAATTCTATGTGCTGGGCTGGTACTCAACTGGAAGCGATGTGCAGGATACTGACATCCTAATGCACAAGGCT CTGATGGACATTAATGAAAGCCCTGTCTATCTTCTCTTGAATCCTGCAATCAACCACTCCCAGAAGGATCTCCCTGTAACAATTTATGAGAGTG AGTTGCATGTTATCGATGGGGGTCCACAGCTCATCTTTGTCAAATCAAATTACACAATTGAG ACTGTAGAAGCAGAGAGGATATCTGTAGATCATGTTGCCCATCTAAAACCATCTGACGGTGGCTCTGCAGCAACTCAAT TGGCTGCTCATCTTACAGGAATACACAGTGCCATCAAGATGCTCAATAGCAGGGTTCGTGTTATCCAGCAATACCTTGGTGCCATGCAAAAGG GTGATATTCCACTGGATAATTCACTTCTTAGGCAAGTCTCAAGCCTCGTAAGAAGACTGCCAGCTATGGAATCGGAGAAATTCCAAGATGATTTCTTAACG GAATACAACGACACCCTCCTCATGACTTACCTTGCAATGTTCACGAACTGTTCAAG CACAATGAACGAGTTGGTCGAGAAGTTTAACACCACGTATGAGAGATCCCCTGCCAGGAGAGGAGGCCGAGGTGCTTTCATGTAG